The Mesorhizobium loti genome includes a region encoding these proteins:
- a CDS encoding carbohydrate ABC transporter substrate-binding protein, translating to MRYQFITAALAATAALQFAGPAAATDLEVTHWWTSGGEAAAVAEFAKAFDATGNHWVDGAIAGSGDTARPIMISRITGGDPMGATQFNHGRQAEELVKAGLMRDLTDLATKEHWKDVIRPASLLNECTVDGKVYCIPVNIHSWQWLWLSNKAFADAGVPVPKNWDEFVAAAPALEKAGKIPLAVGQQAWQTSGAFQVLMVAIGGPDIFKKVYGDKDAAVAGGPEVAKVFKAADDARKMQAKSKVQDWNQATNLVITGQAGGQIMGDWAQGEFQVAGQTAGKDYTCLPGLGVNAVIQTGGDSFYFPLLKDADKSKAQEVLASTMLSPATQVAFNLKKGSLPVRGDVDLNAANDCMKKGLDILAKGNTIPDTNQLMTEDSLTQVNDLFAEFFATPTMTPEDAQKRFADIVSKAD from the coding sequence ATGCGATACCAATTCATCACTGCTGCGCTGGCAGCGACGGCCGCGCTGCAATTTGCCGGTCCGGCCGCCGCGACGGACCTGGAAGTCACCCATTGGTGGACTTCGGGCGGCGAGGCAGCGGCGGTCGCCGAGTTCGCCAAGGCTTTCGACGCCACCGGCAATCACTGGGTCGACGGCGCCATCGCCGGCTCGGGCGACACGGCGCGGCCAATCATGATCAGCCGCATCACCGGCGGCGATCCGATGGGCGCCACCCAGTTCAATCACGGCCGCCAGGCCGAGGAACTGGTGAAGGCCGGCCTGATGCGCGACCTGACAGATCTCGCGACGAAGGAGCATTGGAAGGACGTCATCCGTCCAGCCAGCCTGCTCAACGAGTGCACGGTCGACGGCAAGGTCTATTGCATCCCCGTGAATATCCACTCCTGGCAGTGGCTGTGGCTCTCCAACAAGGCCTTCGCGGATGCCGGCGTGCCGGTGCCGAAGAACTGGGATGAATTTGTCGCGGCAGCGCCCGCACTCGAAAAGGCCGGCAAGATCCCGCTCGCCGTCGGCCAGCAGGCCTGGCAGACCTCCGGCGCCTTCCAGGTGCTGATGGTGGCGATCGGCGGCCCCGACATCTTCAAGAAGGTCTATGGCGACAAGGATGCGGCGGTTGCCGGCGGACCGGAAGTCGCCAAAGTGTTCAAGGCGGCTGACGACGCCCGCAAGATGCAGGCCAAGTCCAAGGTGCAGGACTGGAACCAGGCGACCAATCTGGTCATCACCGGCCAGGCCGGCGGCCAGATCATGGGCGACTGGGCGCAAGGCGAATTCCAGGTTGCCGGCCAGACGGCGGGCAAGGACTACACCTGCCTGCCCGGCCTCGGCGTCAACGCCGTCATCCAGACCGGCGGCGATTCCTTCTACTTCCCGCTGCTGAAGGACGCCGACAAGTCGAAGGCACAGGAAGTGCTGGCCTCGACCATGCTGTCGCCGGCGACGCAGGTTGCCTTCAATCTGAAGAAAGGCTCGCTGCCGGTGCGCGGTGACGTCGATCTCAATGCCGCCAATGACTGCATGAAGAAAGGCCTCGACATCCTGGCCAAGGGCAACACCATTCCCGACACCAACCAGCTGATGACCGAGGATTCGCTGACTCAGGTCAATGACCTGTTCGCCGAGTTCTTCGCCACGCCGACGATGACGCCCGAAGATGCGCAGAAGCGCTTCGCCGACATCGTCTCCAAGGCCGATTGA
- a CDS encoding YcnI family protein, whose product MNKYLLAAGAFLVLGTSAAFAHITLETQEAAVGSTYKAVLRVPHGCDGKATTAVRVQIPEGVIAVKPMPKPGWTLQTKKGKYDRSYQLYGQAVTDGVKEVDWSGGSLPDEFYDEFVFRATLTADLPLGQKLYFPVVQECDGAADRWIEIPAAGQDEDALENPAPGIKLLPKK is encoded by the coding sequence ATGAATAAGTATCTTTTGGCGGCCGGGGCGTTTCTCGTCCTGGGAACCAGTGCCGCCTTCGCGCATATCACGCTCGAAACCCAGGAAGCGGCCGTCGGCTCGACCTACAAGGCCGTCCTGCGCGTGCCGCATGGCTGCGACGGCAAGGCGACGACCGCCGTGCGTGTGCAGATCCCGGAAGGCGTGATCGCCGTGAAGCCGATGCCGAAGCCTGGCTGGACGCTGCAGACCAAGAAAGGCAAATACGACAGATCCTACCAGCTCTATGGTCAGGCGGTGACCGATGGGGTCAAGGAAGTCGACTGGAGCGGTGGCAGCCTGCCGGATGAATTCTACGACGAGTTCGTCTTCCGTGCGACGCTGACGGCCGATCTCCCGCTGGGCCAAAAACTTTACTTCCCGGTGGTGCAGGAATGCGACGGCGCTGCTGATCGCTGGATCGAGATCCCGGCAGCCGGTCAGGACGAGGACGCGCTGGAAAACCCGGCACCCGGCATCAAGCTGCTGCCGAAGAAATGA
- the ugpC gene encoding sn-glycerol-3-phosphate ABC transporter ATP-binding protein UgpC, translated as MAQNGTSVSIQDLSLNFGSVTVLETLNLDVAEGEFIVLLGPSGCGKSTLLNCIAGLLDVSEGRIFIKGKNVTWEEPKDRGIGMVFQSYALYPQMTVEKNLSFGLRVAGTPRDEIAKRIARAAEILQIEPLLQRKPAALSGGQRQRVAIGRALVRDVDVFLFDEPLSNLDAKLRAELRVEIKLLHRKLQNTMIYVTHDQIEAMTLADRIAVMKGGVIQQLDAPQTIYNRPVNRFVAGFLGSPAMNFLDGQVEAGAAFKTGNVSIPLDRYDFDAGGNSSGPCVFGIRPEHIAFGEAASTMPFAIDAAVEIVEPMGSDTLVWTKLGGHNFSFRVEAEKTLRNGEPIRIGFDPARASLFDTQSGNRI; from the coding sequence ATGGCTCAGAATGGTACCAGCGTTTCGATCCAGGACCTGTCGCTGAATTTCGGCTCGGTGACCGTCCTGGAGACGCTCAATCTCGATGTCGCCGAGGGCGAGTTCATCGTGCTGCTCGGCCCATCCGGCTGCGGCAAGTCGACCCTGCTCAATTGCATTGCCGGCCTGCTCGACGTCTCCGAAGGCCGCATCTTCATCAAGGGCAAGAACGTCACCTGGGAAGAGCCCAAGGACCGCGGCATCGGCATGGTGTTCCAGTCCTATGCACTCTACCCGCAAATGACGGTGGAGAAGAACCTGTCCTTCGGCCTGCGTGTCGCCGGCACGCCAAGGGACGAGATCGCCAAGCGGATCGCGCGGGCGGCCGAAATCCTGCAGATCGAGCCGCTGCTGCAGCGCAAGCCGGCAGCACTTTCCGGCGGCCAGCGCCAGCGCGTGGCGATCGGACGGGCGCTGGTGCGCGATGTCGACGTGTTCCTGTTCGACGAGCCGCTCTCCAATCTCGATGCCAAGCTGCGCGCCGAGCTGCGTGTCGAGATCAAGCTGCTGCATCGCAAGCTGCAGAACACCATGATCTACGTCACCCACGACCAGATCGAGGCGATGACGCTGGCCGATCGCATCGCGGTGATGAAGGGTGGCGTCATCCAGCAGCTCGATGCGCCGCAGACCATCTATAACAGGCCGGTCAACCGCTTCGTCGCCGGCTTCCTCGGTTCGCCCGCAATGAACTTCCTTGACGGACAGGTGGAGGCCGGCGCTGCTTTCAAGACCGGCAATGTCTCCATACCGCTCGACCGCTATGATTTCGATGCAGGGGGCAACAGTAGCGGACCTTGCGTGTTCGGCATCCGGCCAGAGCACATTGCCTTTGGCGAGGCGGCAAGCACCATGCCCTTTGCCATCGATGCCGCCGTCGAGATCGTCGAGCCGATGGGCTCCGACACGCTGGTGTGGACGAAACTCGGCGGCCACAATTTTTCCTTCCGTGTCGAGGCGGAAAAAACGCTGCGCAATGGCGAGCCGATCCGGATCGGCTTTGATCCTGCCCGCGCCTCGCTTTTCGACACCCAATCCGGCAACCGCATCTAG
- a CDS encoding substrate-binding domain-containing protein: MDRQRTDKNEETSAQGRPTLKTLAFMTGLGVTTVSRALKDAPEIGAETRRRVQLVAKQIGYRPNRAGVRLRTGRTNVISLVLNTDREIMSFVSDIIYGVSEVLAETPYHLIVTPYSRSQDPMEPIRYLVETGSADGVIISRTQPNDPRARYMLEHGMPFATHGRTDMGLVHPYHDFDNHAFAMEAVRRLASMGRRRLALLSPPPGLTYYGHTLNGFADALSEVGASEIPFNTVSIDHTIEQIRTRTAQVMRRDIRPDGFVCSAAAATLAIVAGIEDAGLKLGRDVDVVSKQSSDLLHLFRPELLVVNENFRLAGSDLARSVLGWIGGAAPGSLQSLVVASGVQALNQPVPA, from the coding sequence ATGGACAGACAGCGTACGGACAAGAACGAGGAGACCTCGGCACAAGGGCGGCCGACGTTGAAGACGCTCGCCTTCATGACCGGGCTCGGCGTCACCACCGTGTCGCGCGCCTTGAAGGATGCCCCGGAAATCGGCGCCGAAACCAGGCGTCGGGTGCAACTGGTGGCCAAGCAGATCGGCTACCGGCCGAACCGCGCCGGCGTGCGCCTGCGCACCGGCAGGACCAATGTCATCAGCTTGGTGCTCAACACCGATCGCGAGATCATGAGCTTCGTCTCGGACATCATCTACGGCGTTTCGGAAGTGCTCGCCGAAACGCCCTATCACCTGATTGTCACGCCCTATTCCCGCTCGCAGGATCCGATGGAGCCGATCCGCTATCTCGTCGAGACCGGCTCGGCCGACGGCGTCATCATCTCGCGCACTCAGCCCAACGACCCGCGTGCCCGCTACATGCTGGAGCACGGCATGCCTTTTGCCACGCACGGCCGCACCGATATGGGTCTCGTCCACCCCTACCATGACTTCGACAACCATGCTTTCGCGATGGAAGCCGTGCGCCGGCTGGCGAGCATGGGCCGGCGCAGGCTGGCGCTTCTGTCGCCACCGCCCGGGCTGACCTATTACGGCCATACGCTGAACGGCTTTGCCGATGCGCTGAGCGAGGTCGGCGCCAGCGAGATTCCGTTCAACACCGTTTCGATCGACCATACGATCGAGCAGATCAGGACGAGGACCGCGCAGGTGATGCGCCGCGACATCAGGCCGGACGGTTTCGTCTGCAGCGCTGCCGCCGCGACACTGGCCATTGTTGCCGGCATCGAGGATGCCGGTCTCAAGCTCGGCCGCGACGTCGATGTGGTGTCCAAGCAGTCGTCGGACCTGCTGCACCTGTTCCGGCCGGAATTGCTCGTCGTCAACGAGAACTTCCGCCTGGCCGGCTCCGATCTTGCCCGTTCCGTGCTGGGCTGGATCGGCGGCGCGGCGCCGGGCTCGTTGCAGAGCCTGGTCGTGGCCAGCGGCGTCCAGGCATTAAACCAGCCAGTACCCGCTTAA
- a CDS encoding GntR family transcriptional regulator yields the protein MSKSNNVYKDAYNRCLRLLDETRSLPSEPELGTLLGVSRTTVRTILARMEETGLIAWNKRAKTVLREPRPDDFFPEEETDTLAEIIERSFMRRLLAGGAEAGMQINELELAREIGVGTTSVREFLIRFSRFGLIEKRRNSHWVLKGFTRAFALELTEIREMFELRSAAAFAALPQDSAVWVDLDRLEDEHRQLASEIATRFNEFSELDERFHRLIHRASHNRFIVDFYDVIAMIFHYHYQWNKAQERERNAVAIGEHLAYIEALKSRDLGKVDAACRKHLKSARQTLLTSIPESRSPQKS from the coding sequence ATGTCGAAGAGCAACAACGTCTACAAGGATGCCTACAACCGCTGCCTGCGGCTGCTCGATGAAACGCGCAGCCTGCCTTCGGAGCCGGAACTGGGCACCTTGCTTGGCGTCAGCCGCACCACCGTGCGCACCATTCTTGCGCGCATGGAAGAGACCGGGCTGATCGCCTGGAACAAGCGCGCCAAGACGGTGCTGCGCGAACCGCGTCCGGATGATTTCTTCCCCGAGGAGGAAACAGACACGCTGGCCGAGATCATCGAGCGGTCGTTCATGCGCAGGCTGCTCGCCGGCGGCGCCGAGGCCGGCATGCAGATCAACGAACTCGAACTGGCGCGTGAGATCGGCGTCGGCACCACCAGCGTGCGCGAGTTCCTGATCCGCTTCTCCCGTTTCGGCCTGATCGAGAAGCGCCGCAACAGCCATTGGGTGCTGAAGGGTTTTACGCGCGCCTTCGCGCTGGAGCTGACCGAGATCCGCGAAATGTTCGAACTGCGTTCGGCGGCCGCCTTTGCCGCACTGCCGCAGGACAGCGCGGTCTGGGTCGATCTCGACCGCCTGGAAGATGAGCATCGCCAGCTGGCAAGCGAGATCGCCACTCGCTTCAACGAGTTCTCCGAGCTGGACGAGCGCTTCCACCGGCTCATCCACCGGGCATCGCACAACCGCTTCATCGTCGATTTCTACGATGTCATCGCCATGATCTTCCACTACCACTACCAGTGGAACAAGGCGCAGGAACGCGAGCGCAACGCAGTCGCGATCGGTGAACATCTGGCCTATATCGAGGCGCTGAAATCGCGCGACCTCGGCAAGGTCGATGCCGCCTGCCGCAAGCACCTGAAGTCGGCGCGCCAGACCTTGCTGACCTCGATCCCGGAGAGCCGGTCGCCACAAAAATCCTGA
- a CDS encoding copper resistance protein CopC: protein MSTTSFLQTACMTGKRAGRLVVGLLAMIVFLASLAVPNQAFAHAALIKTDPADGAVLEQGPAQFSLTFSEPVSPLVLTLVKPDGTPVPLTAFRLSDQTVEIDNPQPLKSGTHVLSWRVISADGHPVGGSLLFSIGAPSEPPAVSEAVDWPLRSAIWVGKIFLYIGLFLGVGGAFALAWLTRGDRAGQRFVAAAILGGLIAAPLSLGLQGLDALGAPLSHLAQPIIWRTGLGTSFGWTVLVALIALGLGLLSLAGPRATAKPLALAGVAGVGIALAASGHASAAEPQWLTRPMVFLHGVGIAFWAGALVPLGLALKGQSAAAAPFLRRFSRLILPVVAVLAAAGIVLAVIQVQTPTALVNTAYGRLLLIKLGLLVFLFTLAAVNRWKLTASAAAGSTEVQRRLSRSIGVELLIVLAIFGVAAGWRFTPPPRALAIAAAQPVSVHIHALQAMADLSITPGHAGPVVASMIIMSGDFGPLDAKEVTLVLSKPDSGIEPLKRAATKPGDGSWRVDNLVIPVPGRWTVRIDILVTDFEMVKIEAPVDIRP, encoded by the coding sequence ATGAGCACGACCTCCTTCCTGCAAACGGCTTGCATGACCGGCAAACGCGCCGGCCGGCTTGTCGTCGGCCTGTTGGCCATGATCGTGTTTCTTGCCAGCCTTGCCGTGCCAAATCAGGCCTTTGCCCATGCCGCGCTGATCAAGACCGATCCGGCCGACGGCGCGGTGCTGGAACAGGGGCCGGCACAGTTCTCGCTGACCTTCAGCGAGCCGGTGTCGCCGCTGGTGCTGACCTTGGTGAAACCCGACGGCACGCCGGTTCCGCTGACCGCCTTCCGCCTCAGCGACCAGACCGTCGAGATCGACAATCCGCAGCCGCTCAAGTCCGGCACGCATGTCTTGAGCTGGCGTGTCATCTCCGCCGACGGTCATCCCGTCGGCGGATCGCTGCTGTTTTCAATCGGCGCGCCAAGCGAACCGCCAGCCGTATCCGAAGCCGTCGACTGGCCGTTGCGGTCGGCGATCTGGGTCGGCAAGATCTTCCTCTATATCGGGCTTTTCCTCGGCGTTGGCGGCGCCTTCGCGCTTGCCTGGCTGACCCGAGGTGACCGCGCCGGACAGCGCTTCGTTGCAGCCGCAATCCTGGGCGGGCTGATCGCGGCACCGCTGTCACTTGGCTTACAGGGGCTTGATGCGCTCGGGGCGCCGCTCTCGCATCTGGCGCAGCCGATCATCTGGCGGACCGGGCTCGGCACCAGTTTCGGTTGGACGGTCCTGGTCGCCCTGATCGCGCTGGGGCTTGGCCTGCTGTCGCTGGCCGGGCCCCGCGCCACCGCCAAACCATTGGCGCTGGCCGGGGTGGCCGGGGTGGGGATTGCCCTTGCCGCCAGCGGGCACGCCAGTGCCGCCGAACCGCAATGGCTGACACGGCCGATGGTGTTCCTGCACGGCGTCGGCATCGCCTTCTGGGCCGGCGCGCTGGTGCCGCTCGGCTTGGCGCTGAAAGGGCAATCGGCGGCGGCCGCGCCATTCCTGCGGCGGTTTTCTCGCCTGATCCTGCCTGTGGTGGCCGTGCTTGCCGCTGCCGGCATCGTGCTTGCCGTCATCCAGGTGCAGACGCCGACGGCGTTGGTCAACACCGCCTATGGCCGGCTGCTGCTGATCAAGCTGGGACTGCTGGTCTTTCTCTTCACGCTCGCCGCCGTCAACCGCTGGAAACTAACCGCGTCGGCCGCGGCCGGATCGACAGAGGTGCAACGCAGGCTCTCCCGCTCGATCGGCGTCGAACTGCTGATCGTGCTGGCTATCTTCGGCGTTGCCGCGGGCTGGCGCTTCACACCGCCGCCGCGGGCACTGGCGATCGCCGCGGCGCAGCCGGTCTCGGTCCATATCCACGCGTTGCAGGCGATGGCGGATCTCAGCATCACGCCTGGCCATGCCGGACCGGTTGTCGCCTCGATGATCATCATGAGCGGTGACTTCGGCCCGCTCGACGCCAAGGAGGTGACGCTGGTGCTGTCGAAGCCCGATTCCGGCATCGAGCCGCTGAAGCGCGCCGCGACCAAGCCCGGCGACGGCAGCTGGCGTGTCGACAACCTTGTTATCCCGGTGCCCGGCCGGTGGACGGTACGCATCGACATCCTGGTCACGGACTTCGAGATGGTGAAGATCGAAGCGCCCGTCGACATCAGGCCGTGA
- a CDS encoding carbohydrate ABC transporter permease, with product MSMAITAAPTAAAGRQDITGPYGPKPRRMFSRRNIFLYGTLFVVAAYYLLPLYVMVVTSLKGMPEIRLGNIFSPPLEITFEPWVKAWSTACTGLNCDGLSRGFWNSVRITVPSVILSIAIASVNGYALANWRFKGADLFFTILIVGAFIPYQVMIYPIVIVLREIGLYGTIWGLVLVHSIFGMPILTLLFRNYFSSMPEELFRAARVDGAGFWGIYLRIMLPMSLPIFVVAIILQVTGIWNDFLFGVIYTKPDTYPMTVQLNNIVNSVQGVKEYNVNMAATLITGLVPLIVYFISGKLFVRGIAAGAVKG from the coding sequence ATGAGCATGGCAATCACCGCTGCTCCAACAGCCGCCGCCGGTCGCCAGGACATCACCGGACCCTACGGCCCAAAGCCGCGCCGGATGTTTTCGCGCCGCAACATCTTCCTTTATGGCACGCTGTTTGTCGTGGCGGCTTACTATCTCCTGCCGCTCTACGTGATGGTTGTCACCTCGCTCAAGGGCATGCCGGAGATCCGGCTCGGCAACATCTTCTCGCCGCCGCTCGAGATCACCTTCGAACCATGGGTCAAGGCGTGGTCGACCGCCTGCACCGGCCTCAACTGCGATGGGCTTTCGCGCGGTTTCTGGAATTCGGTGCGCATCACCGTGCCGTCGGTGATCCTGTCGATCGCGATTGCGTCGGTCAACGGCTACGCGCTGGCAAACTGGCGCTTCAAGGGGGCCGACCTGTTCTTCACCATCCTGATCGTCGGCGCCTTCATTCCCTATCAGGTGATGATCTATCCGATCGTCATCGTGCTGCGCGAGATAGGCCTCTACGGCACCATCTGGGGCCTGGTGCTGGTGCATTCGATCTTCGGCATGCCGATCCTGACGCTTTTGTTCCGCAACTATTTCTCGTCGATGCCGGAGGAGCTGTTCCGCGCGGCACGCGTCGACGGCGCCGGCTTCTGGGGCATCTATTTGCGTATCATGCTGCCGATGTCGCTGCCGATCTTCGTCGTTGCCATCATCCTGCAGGTGACCGGCATCTGGAACGACTTCCTGTTCGGCGTCATCTACACCAAGCCCGACACCTATCCGATGACGGTGCAGCTCAACAACATCGTCAATTCGGTGCAGGGCGTGAAGGAATACAACGTCAATATGGCGGCGACGCTGATCACCGGCCTGGTGCCGCTGATCGTCTATTTCATCTCCGGAAAATTGTTCGTGCGTGGCATCGCCGCCGGCGCGGTGAAGGGATAA
- a CDS encoding sugar ABC transporter permease: MTEQTARRPSRLFRNLNAKIASIPMILNALVIFLGGTIWTIVYSFTDSRLLPRLNFVGLDQYRRLWVTPRWLVAVENLAIYGACMLVFSLIIGFLLAALLDQKIRFEDTFRTIFLYPFALSFIVTGLVWQWILNPNFGVQHVVRSLGWTDFAFDPLYDSSIVIYGILIAALWQGTGLVMCLMLAGLRGIDEDIWKAARVDGIPTWKTYLFIIIPMMRPVLITTLVIIAAGIVKVYDLVVAQTSGGPGISSEVPAKYVYEYMFHAQNLGQGFAASTMMLLTVIIVIVPWAYLEFGRRK, translated from the coding sequence ATGACTGAACAGACAGCGAGACGGCCCAGCCGATTGTTTCGCAATCTCAACGCGAAGATCGCGTCGATCCCGATGATCCTCAATGCGCTGGTCATCTTCCTCGGCGGCACGATCTGGACGATCGTTTATTCCTTCACCGATTCCAGGCTGTTGCCGCGGCTGAATTTCGTCGGTCTCGACCAGTATCGCCGGCTGTGGGTGACGCCGCGCTGGCTGGTCGCGGTCGAGAACCTGGCCATCTACGGCGCCTGCATGCTGGTCTTCTCGCTGATCATCGGTTTCCTGCTGGCAGCACTGCTCGATCAGAAGATCCGCTTCGAGGATACGTTCCGCACCATCTTCCTCTACCCCTTCGCGCTGTCCTTCATCGTCACCGGGCTGGTCTGGCAGTGGATCCTCAACCCGAATTTCGGTGTCCAGCATGTCGTGCGGTCGCTGGGCTGGACGGACTTCGCCTTCGACCCGCTCTATGATTCCTCCATCGTCATCTACGGCATCCTGATCGCCGCGCTCTGGCAAGGCACGGGGCTGGTCATGTGCCTGATGCTGGCCGGTCTGCGCGGCATTGACGAGGACATCTGGAAGGCGGCGCGGGTGGATGGGATACCCACCTGGAAAACTTACCTCTTCATCATCATCCCGATGATGCGACCGGTGCTGATCACCACGCTGGTGATCATCGCCGCCGGCATCGTCAAGGTCTACGACCTCGTGGTCGCCCAGACCAGCGGCGGGCCAGGCATCTCGTCGGAAGTGCCGGCGAAATATGTCTATGAATACATGTTCCATGCCCAGAATCTCGGCCAGGGCTTTGCCGCCTCGACCATGATGCTGCTTACGGTGATCATTGTCATCGTGCCATGGGCCTACCTCGAATTCGGACGGCGCAAATGA
- the gndA gene encoding NADP-dependent phosphogluconate dehydrogenase, protein MEKAEIGLIGLGTMGSNLALNIAEHGHRIAVFNRTRARTDAFVENAGALRDMVVPCYSLEELAAAIRPPRPIIIMVLAGKPVDEQIAALRGVLSANDIVIDAGNANFRDTMRRFSELSGSGLTFIGMGVSGGEEGARHGPSIMVGGTEDSWKRVEKVLTAISAKFKDEPCAAWLGTDGAGHFVKTIHNGIEYADMQMIAEIYGILRDGLGMGPKEIGTVFSNWNKGRLNSYLIEITAKVLASDDPKTGKPVVDIILDRAGQKGTGKWSVIEAQQLGIPATAIEAAVAARVLSSIKDERLAAEKAYGNIGVTKISGDRDALLKDLELALFAGKIAAYAQGFAVMSGASKEFNWNLPMPTIARIWRAGCIIRSQMLDTMAEAFSKGGASTNLLMAPAFIALMQEAHPSLRRIVARASEAGSPVPALSSALAYFDSYRQGRGTSNLIQAQRDFFGAHGFERIDGPGAFHGPWGSGAAG, encoded by the coding sequence ATGGAAAAAGCCGAAATCGGGCTGATCGGCCTTGGCACGATGGGCTCCAACCTGGCGCTTAATATCGCCGAGCATGGGCATCGCATTGCCGTCTTCAACCGCACCAGGGCGCGCACTGACGCTTTCGTCGAAAATGCCGGCGCGCTCAGGGATATGGTCGTGCCCTGCTACAGCCTGGAAGAGCTCGCCGCCGCGATCCGGCCACCACGTCCGATCATCATCATGGTGTTGGCCGGCAAGCCGGTCGATGAACAGATCGCGGCGCTACGCGGCGTGCTGTCGGCCAACGACATCGTCATCGACGCCGGCAACGCCAATTTCCGCGACACGATGCGGCGCTTCTCCGAGCTTTCCGGCTCGGGTCTCACCTTCATCGGCATGGGCGTATCCGGTGGCGAAGAGGGCGCGCGCCACGGGCCGTCGATCATGGTCGGCGGCACGGAGGACTCGTGGAAGCGTGTCGAGAAAGTGCTGACCGCGATCTCCGCCAAATTCAAGGACGAACCCTGCGCGGCATGGCTCGGCACCGACGGCGCCGGCCATTTCGTCAAGACCATCCACAACGGCATCGAATATGCCGACATGCAGATGATCGCCGAGATCTACGGCATCCTGCGCGACGGGCTCGGCATGGGGCCGAAGGAGATCGGCACGGTGTTTTCCAACTGGAACAAGGGCCGGCTCAACTCCTACCTGATCGAGATCACCGCCAAGGTGCTGGCATCAGACGATCCGAAGACCGGCAAGCCGGTGGTCGACATCATCCTCGACCGCGCCGGCCAGAAGGGCACCGGCAAATGGTCTGTCATCGAGGCGCAGCAACTCGGCATTCCGGCGACGGCGATCGAGGCGGCGGTGGCGGCACGCGTTCTGTCGTCGATCAAGGATGAGCGGCTGGCGGCGGAAAAGGCCTATGGCAACATCGGCGTGACGAAGATTTCCGGCGACAGGGACGCTCTGCTCAAGGATCTCGAACTGGCACTGTTCGCCGGCAAGATCGCCGCCTACGCCCAGGGTTTTGCGGTGATGAGCGGCGCCTCCAAGGAGTTCAACTGGAACTTGCCGATGCCGACCATCGCCAGGATCTGGCGCGCCGGCTGCATCATCCGCTCGCAGATGCTCGACACCATGGCGGAGGCCTTCAGCAAGGGCGGCGCCTCGACCAACCTTCTGATGGCGCCGGCCTTTATCGCGTTGATGCAGGAGGCGCACCCATCGCTGCGGCGCATCGTGGCGAGGGCATCGGAGGCCGGCTCGCCGGTACCGGCGCTGTCTTCCGCGCTTGCCTATTTCGACAGCTACCGCCAGGGCCGCGGCACTTCGAACCTGATCCAGGCGCAACGCGACTTCTTCGGCGCGCACGGTTTCGAACGCATCGACGGACCCGGTGCATTCCACGGACCGTGGGGCAGTGGTGCGGCTGGCTAG
- a CDS encoding copper chaperone PCu(A)C, with product MLGSILRSIEERVGIAVLALALSFVGAPSVFAHEFKLGDLEIGHPWSRATPAGAKVAGGYFTITNNGTAPDRLVSISSDVSEKAELHEMGVKDGVMTMRPVAGGLEIPAGGKVALAPGGYHLMFIGLKRQPKQGEKFSATLTFEKAGAVSVDFAVEGMGGGAMDDHAN from the coding sequence GTGCTCGGCAGTATTCTACGCAGCATCGAAGAGCGTGTCGGCATTGCCGTGCTGGCTCTTGCGCTGTCGTTCGTCGGCGCCCCGTCCGTCTTTGCGCATGAGTTCAAGCTTGGCGATCTCGAGATCGGCCACCCCTGGTCGCGTGCCACACCAGCCGGTGCCAAGGTGGCCGGCGGCTATTTCACCATCACCAACAACGGCACTGCGCCGGACCGGTTGGTGTCGATTTCCTCGGACGTCTCCGAAAAGGCCGAGCTGCATGAGATGGGCGTCAAGGACGGCGTCATGACCATGCGTCCGGTTGCCGGCGGCCTGGAAATTCCGGCCGGCGGCAAGGTCGCCCTTGCACCCGGCGGCTATCATCTGATGTTCATCGGCCTGAAGCGGCAACCCAAGCAGGGCGAGAAGTTTTCCGCCACGCTGACCTTCGAAAAGGCCGGCGCCGTCAGCGTCGATTTCGCCGTCGAAGGCATGGGCGGTGGCGCCATGGATGATCACGCCAATTGA